In a single window of the Dehalococcoidia bacterium genome:
- a CDS encoding PIG-L deacetylase family protein, translating into MRPGRANGQPLLLVFAHPDDESFGVGGAAALYAAAGTPVHLVCATKGERGTKDSALTGQKLGAIREGELRRACAALGVKNISFLGYMDGDLDKADPNDLAEKLAAVIRRVRPYAVVTFGPDGVTRHPDHVAVGRAATAAFHRVRRREGYRYPRRLYYVALPESRRRAFRSGDSLMYTPDDQITAAVDISRFLDVKLKAIACHKSQEDARSFLAHAKEWKASGDLTQECFVRAWPRGKRRDTTLLSPSSSST; encoded by the coding sequence ATGCGACCCGGCAGAGCCAACGGCCAACCCCTTCTCCTCGTCTTCGCGCACCCGGACGATGAGAGCTTCGGCGTCGGCGGCGCCGCCGCTCTGTACGCTGCCGCAGGGACGCCCGTGCACCTCGTCTGCGCCACGAAGGGCGAGCGCGGCACGAAGGACTCCGCGCTCACCGGCCAGAAGCTCGGCGCCATCCGCGAGGGCGAGCTGCGCAGGGCTTGCGCCGCCCTGGGCGTCAAGAATATCTCGTTCCTGGGCTACATGGACGGCGATCTGGACAAGGCAGACCCCAATGATCTCGCGGAGAAATTAGCCGCGGTCATTCGCAGGGTGCGGCCCTACGCCGTCGTGACCTTCGGCCCGGACGGCGTGACGCGCCACCCGGACCACGTGGCCGTGGGCCGCGCGGCGACCGCCGCGTTCCACCGGGTCCGACGCCGGGAGGGCTATCGCTACCCGCGTCGGCTCTACTACGTGGCGCTGCCGGAGAGTCGGCGCAGGGCCTTCCGTTCCGGCGACTCCCTCATGTACACCCCGGACGACCAGATCACGGCTGCCGTGGATATCTCCCGATTCCTTGATGTAAAGCTGAAGGCCATCGCCTGCCACAAGAGCCAGGAGGACGCCCGGTCGTTCCTTGCCCATGCGAAAGAGTGGAAGGCGAGCGGGGACCTGACGCAGGAGTGCTTCGTGCGGGCCTGGCCGAGAGGCAAGCGCAGGGACACGACTCTGCTGTCGCCCTCGTCATCCTCTACCTAG
- a CDS encoding AbrB/MazE/SpoVT family DNA-binding domain-containing protein, which yields MPVVGTKGQVVISKEIREKLGIKPGWLALERVVSDRVEIIFLPPEHGRSLAGALAKYVTKDIPRGEEWEKLRERAWAEAAAGATLQQDDNQ from the coding sequence ATGCCCGTGGTGGGAACAAAGGGACAGGTCGTCATCAGCAAAGAGATTCGCGAAAAGCTCGGCATCAAGCCGGGCTGGCTGGCGCTGGAGCGCGTGGTGAGCGACCGCGTGGAGATTATCTTCCTGCCGCCGGAGCATGGCCGCTCGCTCGCGGGGGCGCTGGCCAAGTACGTCACAAAGGATATCCCGCGGGGCGAGGAGTGGGAGAAGCTGCGTGAGCGGGCGTGGGCTGAAGCCGCCGCTGGAGCCACGCTTCAACAGGACGACAACCAGTGA
- a CDS encoding PIN domain-containing protein — protein MSGFLDTSVVIRYFSGAPPDLAGEAARIIDSGERLFLTDVVVAEVAYVMRSFYRVPREEAIEALIGLVSRNNIATVGAGKEEVLRGLAFCLPSGRVAVADAMVWAAACSSRDRVVYSFDERFPADGVDVRRKRSEAEKEKGP, from the coding sequence GTGAGCGGCTTTTTGGACACGAGCGTGGTTATCCGCTATTTCTCCGGCGCTCCGCCCGATCTCGCGGGCGAGGCGGCCCGGATCATAGACAGCGGCGAGCGGCTTTTTCTTACGGACGTCGTCGTGGCGGAGGTCGCGTACGTGATGAGGTCGTTCTATCGCGTTCCGCGCGAGGAGGCCATTGAGGCGCTCATCGGGCTTGTAAGTCGGAACAACATCGCGACGGTGGGCGCTGGCAAGGAAGAGGTGCTGCGCGGTCTCGCTTTTTGCCTGCCGTCGGGCAGAGTCGCGGTCGCGGACGCGATGGTCTGGGCAGCCGCGTGCTCTTCCCGGGACAGGGTGGTGTACTCGTTTGACGAGCGGTTCCCTGCGGACGGCGTGGATGTGCGTCGGAAACGCTCCGAGGCCGAAAAAGAAAAGGGGCCGTAA
- the gyrB gene encoding DNA topoisomerase (ATP-hydrolyzing) subunit B, which produces MEERASASYTARDIQVLEGLEAVRRRPGMYIGSTDQRGLHHLVYEVADNSVDEAMAGFCTRVTVAILTDGKVRVADDGRGIPVDKHPQTGLSALETVMTILHAGAKFGEGGGYKVSGGLHGVGASVVNALSSWMRVEVRRNGKLYVQEYAYGKPTGPLKELGPAEGTGTTTTFLADSGIFKTIDYDFDILAERFREAAYLNKGLEIYLRDERSDRETTFYFEGGIVSFVRQMNRAQATLHSRPVYISRVLDSTTVEIALQYNTGFTEQILTFANCINTVDGGTHLTGFRAGLTRSLNDYARKYKLLKDDLGNLSGEDVREGLVTVISVKLHDPQFEGQTKGKLGNAEVKGIVETSLGDGLTQWLEEHPQDARRVIDKCMTTARAREAARKARDLVIRKGALEGGTLPGKLADCSERDPSKCELYIVEGESAGGSAKMGRDRRFQAILPLKGKILNVLKAPADKIIAHEEIRALVIALGAGAALSGNDASSNGNGNGEESAKSSDSFNQAKLRYHRIIIMTDADVDGAHIRTLLLTFFFRTMPELIKQGYLYIAQPPLYRIAAGKEHRWAYSEQEKDTYMAGLEKGKESRRNVTIQRYKGLGEMNPDQLWETTMNPEKRTMLLVNWDMAREADIAKTFQDLMGEDVAQRKLFIEERAKQVKHLDV; this is translated from the coding sequence ATGGAAGAACGCGCGAGCGCAAGCTACACAGCCCGCGATATCCAGGTCCTGGAAGGGCTGGAGGCGGTCCGCCGGCGGCCCGGCATGTACATTGGCAGCACCGACCAGCGCGGCCTGCACCACCTGGTGTACGAGGTTGCGGACAACAGCGTGGACGAGGCCATGGCGGGCTTCTGCACGCGCGTCACCGTCGCCATCCTCACGGATGGCAAGGTGCGCGTGGCGGACGACGGCCGCGGCATCCCGGTGGACAAGCACCCCCAGACGGGACTCTCCGCGCTGGAGACCGTCATGACCATCCTGCACGCCGGAGCCAAGTTCGGCGAGGGCGGGGGGTACAAGGTGTCCGGCGGCCTCCACGGCGTGGGCGCCTCCGTGGTCAACGCCCTGTCGTCCTGGATGCGCGTGGAGGTCAGACGCAACGGCAAGCTGTACGTCCAGGAATACGCGTACGGCAAGCCCACCGGGCCGCTCAAGGAGCTGGGTCCCGCCGAGGGCACCGGCACCACCACCACCTTCCTGGCGGACAGCGGCATCTTCAAGACCATTGACTACGACTTTGATATCCTGGCGGAGCGCTTCCGCGAGGCGGCCTATCTGAACAAGGGACTGGAGATATACCTCCGGGACGAGCGCAGCGACCGTGAGACCACCTTTTACTTCGAGGGTGGCATCGTCAGCTTCGTCCGGCAGATGAACCGCGCCCAGGCCACGCTGCACTCCCGGCCTGTCTACATCTCCCGCGTTTTGGACAGCACGACCGTGGAGATCGCCCTTCAGTACAACACCGGTTTCACCGAGCAGATACTCACCTTCGCCAACTGCATCAACACGGTGGACGGCGGCACCCACCTGACGGGTTTCCGCGCCGGGCTGACCCGCTCCCTGAACGACTACGCCCGCAAGTACAAGCTGCTGAAGGACGACCTGGGAAACCTCTCCGGCGAGGATGTGCGGGAGGGGCTGGTCACCGTCATCAGCGTCAAGCTCCACGACCCCCAGTTCGAGGGGCAGACGAAGGGAAAGCTGGGCAACGCGGAGGTCAAAGGCATCGTCGAGACTTCGCTGGGGGACGGCCTCACCCAGTGGCTGGAGGAGCACCCCCAGGACGCCCGGCGCGTCATTGACAAGTGCATGACCACGGCCCGCGCCCGAGAGGCGGCGCGCAAGGCGCGCGACCTGGTCATCCGCAAAGGCGCCCTGGAGGGCGGCACGCTGCCGGGCAAGCTCGCCGACTGCTCGGAGCGCGACCCGAGCAAGTGCGAGCTGTACATCGTGGAGGGCGAGTCCGCCGGCGGCTCCGCCAAGATGGGCCGGGACCGGCGCTTCCAGGCCATCCTGCCCCTCAAGGGCAAGATACTGAACGTGCTCAAGGCCCCCGCCGACAAAATCATAGCCCACGAGGAGATCCGCGCCCTGGTCATCGCCCTGGGCGCGGGCGCGGCCCTGTCGGGCAACGACGCCAGCAGCAATGGGAACGGCAACGGCGAAGAGAGCGCCAAGAGCAGCGACTCGTTCAACCAGGCCAAGCTCCGCTACCACCGCATCATCATCATGACGGATGCGGACGTGGACGGGGCGCACATCCGCACGCTTCTCCTCACCTTCTTCTTCCGCACTATGCCTGAACTGATCAAACAGGGCTACCTGTACATCGCGCAGCCGCCCCTGTACCGCATCGCCGCGGGCAAGGAGCACCGATGGGCTTACTCGGAGCAGGAGAAGGACACGTACATGGCCGGCCTGGAGAAGGGCAAGGAAAGCAGACGGAACGTGACCATCCAGCGGTACAAGGGCCTGGGCGAGATGAACCCTGACCAGCTCTGGGAGACCACCATGAACCCGGAAAAGCGCACCATGCTCCTGGTGAACTGGGACATGGCCCGCGAGGCGGACATCGCCAAGACGTTCCAGGACCTCATGGGCGAGGATGTGGCCCAGCGCAAGCTGTTCATCGAGGAGCGCGCCAAGCAGGTCAAGCACTTGGACGTGTAG